In Candidatus Lernaella stagnicola, one genomic interval encodes:
- a CDS encoding 2-hydroxyacyl-CoA dehydratase family protein, which produces MAKIQATKKMKTMMMMYYMTAKNAKHNDQKVAWITSGGPVELLQAFDIIPIYPENHAAMAGATRMGGGLAAVAEGMGYSPDLCSYFRIDVGAAETHGGPIAGLPEPDLLVCANNICKTVTKWYEIQAEKFGVPLIMVDMPFIEGDITDAEIQYVAEQLKEAVPVLEEVSGKTFDEEKFTHVLELSRDAIDLWMQCLDLCASKPAPMSSFDAFFQMAPIVTLRGDQRTVDYYRTLLAELQEMQAAGVAAVEGERHRLLFDNIPMWYAVKHLSEKLAERGAALVTATYTASWGMEKDMTEGDPWEAMAYNYLAPYINRGFETRLDTLEHLMKKFQCDGFVMHSARSCKAYSLGQYDLQEALTKRTGAPGVVIEGDIADERQWSQGQVDTRLEAFLEKLDS; this is translated from the coding sequence ATGGCGAAGATCCAAGCGACCAAGAAGATGAAAACCATGATGATGATGTACTATATGACCGCCAAGAACGCCAAGCACAACGACCAGAAAGTTGCGTGGATTACCTCCGGCGGTCCGGTCGAATTGCTGCAGGCCTTCGACATCATCCCCATCTATCCGGAAAACCACGCCGCGATGGCCGGCGCCACGCGAATGGGCGGCGGTTTGGCCGCAGTGGCCGAAGGAATGGGGTACAGCCCGGACCTGTGTTCCTACTTTCGCATCGACGTGGGTGCGGCCGAAACGCACGGCGGCCCTATTGCGGGTTTGCCTGAGCCGGACTTGCTAGTGTGCGCGAACAACATTTGCAAGACGGTCACGAAGTGGTACGAAATTCAAGCGGAGAAATTCGGCGTGCCGTTGATTATGGTCGATATGCCCTTCATCGAGGGGGATATCACCGACGCCGAGATACAATACGTGGCCGAGCAACTCAAGGAAGCGGTGCCGGTCCTCGAAGAAGTGTCGGGCAAGACCTTCGACGAAGAAAAGTTTACGCACGTCCTCGAGCTCTCCCGCGACGCCATCGATCTGTGGATGCAATGCCTGGATCTCTGCGCCTCGAAACCCGCGCCGATGAGCAGCTTCGACGCCTTTTTCCAAATGGCTCCAATCGTCACCTTGCGGGGCGACCAACGCACCGTCGATTACTACCGCACGCTGCTGGCCGAATTGCAGGAAATGCAGGCGGCAGGTGTGGCGGCGGTGGAAGGCGAACGGCATCGGTTGCTGTTTGACAACATCCCGATGTGGTACGCGGTCAAGCATCTTTCCGAAAAGCTTGCCGAACGCGGCGCGGCGCTGGTTACCGCCACGTACACGGCGAGTTGGGGTATGGAAAAGGACATGACCGAGGGCGATCCGTGGGAGGCTATGGCCTATAACTATCTGGCGCCGTACATCAACCGCGGCTTTGAGACGCGTCTGGACACACTCGAGCATCTGATGAAGAAATTTCAGTGCGACGGTTTCGTGATGCACTCGGCACGGTCGTGCAAGGCCTATTCGCTCGGGCAGTACGATCTGCAAGAAGCGCTGACCAAGCGTACCGGCGCGCCGGGCGTCGTGATCGAGGGCGACATCGCCGACGAGCGCCAGTGGTCGCAAGGCCAAGTGGACACGCGCCTGGAAGCGTTCCTCGAAAAGCTCGATTCGTAG
- a CDS encoding polyprenol monophosphomannose synthase encodes MRTIVTLPTYNEAENIEDLIRELRALDAEVLVADDNSPDGTWKLVEALAATDEGVRLLRRMEKKGRGYAGAEAFTAALEWGADRVIEMDADFSHHPKFIPDLLAALEKGADIVVGSRLVPGGQDVGRGRLREGLTKFSAWYARTILGLPIRDCNSGYRAYTRRALEAIAPATLVSAGPSIVHEVFGRAKRAGLRVVEVPIVFVDRERGESELTLGRLLDGFFKVWRVRAMMRELPERKED; translated from the coding sequence ATGCGAACCATCGTTACGCTGCCGACTTACAACGAAGCGGAGAATATCGAGGATCTAATTCGGGAACTGCGGGCGCTGGACGCCGAAGTGCTCGTGGCTGACGACAACAGCCCGGACGGCACGTGGAAGTTGGTCGAAGCCCTGGCGGCGACTGATGAGGGCGTGCGGCTGCTTAGGCGCATGGAGAAAAAGGGGCGCGGATACGCCGGGGCGGAAGCTTTCACGGCGGCACTGGAGTGGGGCGCCGACCGCGTTATCGAGATGGACGCCGATTTTTCACATCATCCTAAATTTATTCCCGACCTGCTTGCCGCGCTGGAAAAGGGCGCGGATATCGTGGTGGGTAGCCGGCTCGTTCCGGGCGGTCAGGATGTGGGCCGCGGGCGCTTGCGTGAGGGACTCACGAAGTTTTCGGCTTGGTACGCCCGCACGATTTTGGGGCTGCCGATACGTGACTGCAACAGCGGTTATCGCGCTTACACGCGTCGCGCGTTGGAGGCCATCGCGCCGGCAACGTTGGTCTCGGCGGGCCCGAGCATCGTGCATGAAGTGTTCGGCCGGGCCAAGCGGGCCGGGCTGCGCGTGGTGGAGGTTCCGATCGTGTTCGTCGACCGCGAGCGCGGGGAAAGCGAGTTGACGCTGGGCCGATTGTTGGATGGTTTTTTCAAGGTTTGGCGCGTGCGGGCGATGATGCGCGAACTGCCGGAAAGAAAGGAAGACTAA
- a CDS encoding 2-hydroxyacyl-CoA dehydratase family protein — protein sequence MSAFEKLNEMAKNPHKKTDDRPLVAVFPMWFPYELLVAAGLRASEWWGFETETSRADAHYPAFVCTVVKANFETVLADGADIDGMVFPSATCDSIQNSAGLFRRHFPDKFSAYFRMTQNPESKAAATFLRHEIGRVKTDLEAWIGREITEDDLRSAIQSVNRFRAAVRNILDKLAEGKVSVPVSRIYTAIKGAAADIGDESAALLEQYAEEIEVTEPDGPCLMLVGMVPDPVDVLDMMENAGAHIVGDDLGLGWRTFAVDASEAGDPIDALAQRLLDSPPCSSLHFASQRRADAVVERVHDLAADAVVFTRIKFCDPEAFDYPNVKKALDEAGIPNLLLEREVTTNADGAVATRVEAFLEQIS from the coding sequence ATGAGCGCCTTCGAGAAACTAAACGAAATGGCGAAAAATCCGCATAAGAAAACCGACGACCGGCCGTTGGTCGCCGTATTCCCGATGTGGTTTCCTTACGAACTGCTGGTGGCGGCGGGTCTGCGGGCCAGCGAGTGGTGGGGATTCGAAACCGAAACGAGTCGCGCCGATGCGCACTATCCGGCTTTTGTCTGCACCGTCGTGAAGGCCAATTTCGAGACCGTGCTGGCGGACGGCGCGGACATCGACGGCATGGTGTTTCCGAGTGCGACGTGTGATTCGATCCAAAACAGCGCTGGGCTTTTCCGGCGGCATTTTCCGGACAAGTTCTCAGCATATTTCCGCATGACGCAAAACCCGGAGAGCAAAGCCGCGGCAACTTTTCTGCGGCACGAAATCGGGCGCGTCAAAACGGATCTGGAAGCCTGGATCGGGCGGGAAATCACCGAAGATGATCTGCGCAGCGCGATCCAATCTGTGAATCGCTTCCGCGCGGCTGTGCGCAACATTCTAGACAAGCTGGCCGAGGGGAAAGTCTCGGTGCCCGTCTCGCGGATTTACACCGCGATCAAAGGCGCGGCGGCGGACATCGGCGACGAGAGCGCCGCGTTACTCGAGCAGTATGCCGAGGAAATCGAAGTGACCGAGCCGGACGGGCCGTGTTTGATGTTGGTGGGCATGGTGCCTGATCCGGTTGACGTACTCGACATGATGGAAAATGCCGGCGCGCACATCGTGGGCGACGATCTCGGTCTCGGGTGGCGGACATTTGCCGTCGACGCCTCCGAGGCGGGCGATCCGATCGACGCCTTAGCGCAGCGGCTGTTGGATTCACCGCCGTGCAGCAGTTTGCACTTCGCCAGCCAGCGGCGCGCGGATGCGGTGGTCGAGCGGGTGCATGACTTGGCGGCGGATGCTGTGGTGTTCACGCGCATCAAGTTCTGCGACCCCGAGGCTTTCGACTATCCGAACGTGAAAAAAGCGCTGGATGAAGCCGGCATTCCGAATCTGCTTCTTGAACGCGAAGTGACGACCAACGCCGACGGCGCCGTCGCTACGCGGGTGGAAGCTTTCCTCGAGCAAATCAGCTAG
- a CDS encoding metallophosphoesterase: MKLHRAMFLGCVLVCVFFCASCTDPDAYTFAVVGDFQQPDGGKGYKPVSHKIVREIAAAKPEFVVIVGDLIAGRGQERWQEFDELVKPITEAGTPIHAVIGNNDLHSKTMGEGFDTRFTTRRQVVAKPGLWLVLLDSEQFADGYADYKLGEEQTAWLNGKPWRAELAAGPDPLLFFVVHRPVWRSKPMERDVTHKYGRDKPEIASLLERLGADVVLGGHEHLYERIDKDNATYFITGGGGGKLIPVYGYHHFMLVTISPNKHRWSEKVVKVDAD; encoded by the coding sequence ATGAAGTTGCACCGCGCGATGTTTCTTGGCTGCGTGTTGGTATGCGTGTTTTTTTGCGCCTCATGCACCGACCCGGACGCCTACACCTTCGCCGTCGTGGGCGATTTTCAGCAACCGGACGGGGGCAAGGGGTACAAGCCGGTAAGCCACAAGATCGTGCGGGAGATCGCCGCCGCGAAGCCGGAATTCGTGGTGATTGTCGGTGACTTGATTGCCGGTCGCGGCCAGGAGCGCTGGCAGGAGTTCGATGAGCTGGTCAAGCCGATAACCGAGGCCGGGACGCCGATCCACGCCGTGATCGGCAATAACGACTTACACAGCAAGACAATGGGCGAAGGCTTCGACACGCGATTCACGACGCGGCGGCAGGTGGTCGCCAAACCGGGCTTGTGGCTGGTGTTACTCGACAGCGAACAGTTCGCCGACGGATACGCGGATTACAAACTTGGCGAGGAACAAACCGCCTGGTTGAACGGAAAACCCTGGCGCGCGGAACTCGCAGCCGGGCCCGACCCGTTATTGTTTTTCGTCGTGCATCGCCCGGTGTGGCGGTCTAAGCCGATGGAACGGGACGTCACGCACAAATACGGGCGCGACAAGCCGGAAATCGCGAGCCTACTGGAACGCCTGGGCGCGGACGTTGTGCTTGGCGGCCACGAGCATTTGTATGAGCGCATCGATAAGGACAACGCGACCTATTTCATCACCGGCGGCGGGGGCGGCAAGTTGATTCCCGTGTACGGCTACCACCATTTCATGCTGGTGACGATCAGCCCCAACAAGCACCGCTGGAGCGAAAAAGTCGTCAAAGTCGACGCCGACTAA
- the flgB gene encoding flagellar basal body rod protein FlgB, which translates to MGIESFLFSDPTSALLKRSLDIHSHRVDLIAGNLANADTPGYKARDLDFRAALQDAAEQTTMNPGHLARTHPQHLDRGDLAMEIEEQDQAEDGSIRVDGNTVNTDKELQKMAESQLMYNATITALARKMKMINQALAGKI; encoded by the coding sequence ATGGGTATCGAGAGTTTCTTGTTCAGCGATCCGACTTCCGCGCTGCTTAAACGCAGCTTGGACATCCATTCGCATCGCGTCGACTTGATCGCCGGCAACCTGGCCAACGCCGACACGCCCGGCTACAAAGCGCGCGACCTGGATTTTCGCGCCGCCCTGCAAGACGCAGCCGAGCAGACCACGATGAACCCGGGGCATCTTGCCCGCACGCATCCGCAACACCTCGACCGCGGCGACCTCGCGATGGAAATCGAAGAGCAGGATCAAGCCGAAGACGGCAGCATCCGGGTCGACGGCAACACCGTCAATACCGACAAAGAACTGCAAAAAATGGCGGAATCCCAACTCATGTACAACGCCACCATCACCGCCCTCGCCCGCAAAATGAAGATGATCAACCAAGCCCTCGCCGGGAAGATTTAA
- a CDS encoding glycosyltransferase family 9 protein has translation MGWIGDEIHYDCIHFRGDKPCKFRLNCPYCLHYHPMGFRVLIIKLGAMGDVLRTTSLLPSLAQELGKKHNTTHVTWIVDAPSAPLLESNPYIHRIWTVDIETLIRVGVERFDLALCLDKEPRAIGLMAQCQAAKKRGFTMGEEGSLHPIDDASDDAVLMGISDMYKFRRNEKSYQQIVHEMVKLPSASELYVLRFTDDEWTAADRQLAELGATKRPLIGLNTGAGKVFPGKRWRAANFAELGKRLHAATGGTVVLLGGPEEVERNQWIADQLSGSVVELGTDNPLRHFAAMVGRLDLLVTGDTMALHVGLASKVKTVALFGPTPPQEVDMGTWGEKLWREPFGPGIMGQADEESSVIQDITVDEVEAACLRQLGK, from the coding sequence ATGGGTTGGATCGGCGACGAAATCCATTACGACTGCATTCACTTCCGGGGCGACAAGCCCTGCAAGTTCCGACTGAATTGCCCGTACTGCCTGCACTACCACCCGATGGGCTTTCGCGTGCTGATCATCAAACTCGGAGCGATGGGCGACGTACTGCGCACGACCAGCCTGCTGCCGAGTCTCGCGCAGGAACTGGGCAAGAAACACAACACGACACACGTGACGTGGATTGTCGACGCGCCCAGCGCGCCGCTGCTGGAAAGCAATCCGTACATCCACCGCATCTGGACGGTGGACATCGAGACGCTCATCCGCGTGGGTGTGGAGCGTTTTGACTTGGCGCTGTGCCTCGACAAGGAGCCACGGGCGATCGGCCTGATGGCGCAATGTCAGGCCGCGAAAAAGCGCGGTTTCACGATGGGCGAAGAAGGCAGCTTGCACCCGATCGACGACGCTTCGGACGATGCGGTGCTGATGGGCATCAGCGACATGTACAAGTTTCGCCGCAACGAAAAAAGCTACCAGCAAATCGTGCACGAGATGGTGAAGCTACCCAGCGCGAGTGAACTCTACGTGCTGCGGTTCACGGATGATGAGTGGACGGCGGCGGATCGACAGCTTGCCGAACTGGGTGCGACGAAGCGGCCGCTGATCGGGTTGAACACCGGCGCGGGCAAGGTGTTTCCCGGCAAGCGTTGGCGCGCGGCGAACTTCGCGGAATTGGGCAAGCGACTACACGCGGCAACCGGCGGGACCGTTGTGCTGCTTGGCGGCCCGGAAGAAGTCGAGCGTAATCAGTGGATCGCCGATCAACTGAGCGGAAGCGTCGTCGAATTGGGAACTGATAATCCGCTGCGGCATTTCGCGGCGATGGTCGGGCGGCTCGACCTGCTGGTAACCGGCGATACGATGGCCCTGCACGTCGGCCTCGCCTCGAAAGTGAAAACGGTGGCGCTATTCGGGCCGACGCCGCCGCAGGAAGTCGATATGGGCACGTGGGGCGAAAAGCTGTGGCGCGAGCCTTTCGGGCCGGGGATCATGGGACAGGCCGACGAAGAGTCGAGCGTCATTCAGGACATCACCGTGGACGAAGTGGAGGCCGCGTGCCTCCGTCAACTGGGAAAATAG